The Lysinibacillus irui sequence AAACAATTTATTACGCAATGTTTTTAGTTCCAAATTTCACTTTCTGCATTCATATCACCGTTAAACGATTCTAAAATTGCTTTTTGTTCTGTAGATGAGACACCAATTAATGCGGCTTTTTGTTCCTTTAATAGTGCAACTAGGCTAGGATTTTGCTCTAAATACTGGATTACATTAATCATTTTAATCTCTCCTCATCTCAATAGTTTTTCTAGATATTCTCTACCTAGCTTATTTATAGCTACATTTTCTAGATAATTCAGCGCTTTAAACTTGTAGACATTCTTTATCGTAATGGCATAACGTATTGCCCCACCATTTGTCAACTCGTTTTCTGTTGCCTTATTATCCAAAACTGTAACTATATCATCATTATAATAGCTGGCAACAGAATTTGAAACATCATTTTTCTTTGATAAGAGATAAATAATAGGCAAGGAGTATCTTTTATTTAGCAGGTCATTTTTAGGGCCCCATACTTTCAAACTTTGAATGTCATTTTTAATTTGTTGGATAATACCTATGTATTTCCCGTATTCCTCTACTTCTTTCGTAACTTCCCCCTTTGCAAGCACCTCGCCTATTAAACAACCCATCGCTGTTAAAGAGCCCGATTTCTGAGTAATCATTTGGACATAAGATTCCTCATCACGACAAATATTAAGTAAGTCTAATTGTTGACCACTAATGCTCATTAAGGCGTATTTCTCAAGTAGTCTTATAGCAGCGCTTTTATGCTCAAATGACGTTTCATTTATTGCTTTAGAGGCCATGATCAGCATTGCTAGGGCAACATTTAATGATAGCTCAGGTGTATTGTTCCAAATATAGTCTGAATCCTTATCTTGCAGATCATCGATAATATCAAAAGACAATATTAAAAGTTCAATTGCTGCAGCTACTTTATAGATATCTTCATTTATGCCATCCGAAAATGCTTCATAATGCAAAAAACATAACTTACCAAAAGAAAAACCTACGGCAGTTTTCTCTTCAAGAAAACTTTTTAACAGCAATTTAAGCTCATCACCAAGTAATGTTTCGTTTTCTATAAGAATGTCCAATGATTCATGAATACGTTCATCAAAACCGTTCAATAGTCCTCTCTCCCCTCCCGTTTATTACTAGATATTATATATATTAGTGGCAAATAATACTAGACTAAACAATTTTAAATACATTTAATACCATCAAATCCCACAAAAAGGTTATGTCCGCCAAAAAGTGGCGTTATTTACATAAAGCACGCCATTTTTTTGTTAATTAATGCTAAAAAAATGGCGGTGGAGAACCATATCCCGCCATTAAAGTGGCGTAAACTCACCATTGAAATGGCGTTCTGATAGATGTTACGCTTATATTAATAAGATTTTGATAGATATAAAGTCAGAATCGATGTGAATAAATTGATACATATAAATTCTTTTGCACTGGGAGTGATTTAAAAATGAAAAATGGATTAAACGAATCGCTTTTAATACTTACGGCTACTTTTTCATGTAATATCTCTGTCTCAGCTGAAGAAATTACAATTAAACAGCCTACAACTGATCAACTACAGATTGAGCAAATAATTATTCAATCTGAGTTAAAAGCTTATCAAGAAACGTTAGCAACCTATAAAAACATTTCAACCTTTTCATGCCTTATTAGTGACACCCCTGGATTTGAGGATTGTTTCCAACAAAAAAGAGATCAGTATATGGAGCAGTACGGCATTATAAGAATATCGGATGAGAGCTTATCTAGTATGCCATCCATTCATCCATTTCCTTTTGGATTAAATATTGAATCTCCTTCTATTTATGTAACGCCACAATACACCATCATTAATGCTAGAGGACTAGAAACGAAGAAGACTATTCAAGAGTTGGATGGGCTCAATAATGCCAACATCTCAGGATTATCCATTAACGAAAGCTCTATTTCCTTTAATTTGGATTCAACATTTAGCGGATGGAGAAAAACATCGATCAAACATTAAAGTACAATTAACTAAGCAGTCATAATAATTGTGCTGACTGCTTTATATATAACAAAAAAGGTGTCTCAATTTACTTGAGACACCTTTAACGTATTAACCTTTTACGTAATAAACTTCTTGTCCGCTTTCAATGACGTATTCAGGTTTCGGTTTACCTGCGTTTGCCTTATGACCCGCAATGTGCTCGGGACTCTTTTCCCAGTTTTTCCATGCTTCTTCTGATTCCCAGCGAACCATAATTAGCACTTCTTCATCACCACGGCGAACTTTTTTTACAAGCACCTGCTTATCAATATAACCAGGTTGTTGTTCAAGTAATGACGGACCATCAGGTTTAGCGCCAAAACGTTCCACAACCTTATCCGAATTCCCTTCCGTTACAACGATACGTTTAATTTGTACAAACATATTAGTTAAACGCCTTTAATACATCATCAATTTTTTGTGTTTCAGATTGTAAGCCGCCACCTGATAGATACCAAATTTCTGGGTCTAGGTAGAATACTTTGCCGTTTTTCACAGCGTTTGTTGCACTAACGATTTCGTTTTCAATCGCAGCTTTTGTACCTGATTCACCATTTTCATTTACAACAGCGTCACGGTCAACTACAAATAAAATATCAGGATTTGTATCACGCACATATTCAAATGATGCGTTTGCACCATGTGTAGAAGCTTCAATTTTTTCATCAGCAGCTTTCACACCAAATACATCATGAATCACACCGAAACGTGAACCAGAGCCATAGGCTGATAAAGCACCTTCACTACCTAAAACAATTAATGCTTTCTCTTCTGAGGCAGTTGCTTTAGCTTTTACTTCTTCTACTTTTGCTTCATATGCAGCAATCGCATCTGCTGCTTCTTTTTCTTTACCAAAGATTTTACCAGCTAATTCTGTATTAGCTTCAAATGATTCTAAGAATTTTTTGTTATCTACACCAATATAGACTGTAGGCGCAATTTTAGATAATTCAGCGTAAGCAGCTGATGCACGACCAGAGATGAAAATAATATCTGGGTTAATTTCAGATAGTTTTTCATAGTCAGGCTCAAATAAAGTACCAGCATTTACATAAGTGCTATCTTTAAATTTGCTTAAATATGATGGTAATGAATCTTGTACCACCGCAGTAGGCTTAACACCTAAAGCATCTAATGTATCTAGGAAACCATTATCAAAAACAACTACTTTTTCCGGCATCTTATCAAGTGTTACATCTTCAAATGTAGTCTTACCATCTTTTCCTTCAATTGTGCTACCTGGAATTGTTATTGGATATGCAGAAGAATCACTATTTTGCTCCTCTGCTGGTTTATCAGTTGAAGTACCTTTATCTTCTTCTTTTGCTTCGTCTTTTGAACCGCAAGCAGCTAATACTAATAACATCATTGCCATTAATACCGTAAGTAATTTCCATTTTTTCATTATGATATTTCTCCTTTAATTAATTTATTTGATAGTATTTTGATGGTTCGTCCATCTGTAACTATTTTCACGAATTAAAATAAACACAAATTCGACAGCCATTCTGTTCTTGAACAGGGATATCCATATCATAGATTTCCTTTAAAGCATGGGAGTTAATAATATCGTTTGTAGGACCATTTTTAACTACGCGTCCATCTTTTAATGCAACAATATGATCAGAGTATACAGAGGCAAAATTTATATCATGTAAAACAATAACCACCGTTTTCCCTAACTCATCAACAAGCTTTCGTAAAATCTTCATAATCTGTACAGAATGCTTCATATCTAAATTATTTAATGGTTCGTCAAGTAATATATATTCTGTATCCTGTGCAATTACCATTGCGATAAAAGCACGCTGACGTTGACCACCCGAAAGCTCATCTAAATAATTATGTTGAATCTCATCTAAATTCATATAACGAATAGCTTCGTCAACTTTTTCCTCGTCTTCTGGTTTTAAGTTCCCTTTCGAATAAGGAAAACGGCCAAACGATACAAGTTCACGAATTGTTAGACGAACATTCATAAAGTTTGATTGCTTTAGGATCGATACCCGCTTCGCAAAATCATCTGATTTCCAGCGTCGTACATCTGCTTTATCGAGTAGTACTTCACCAGTATCTGCATTTAGTAAACGGCTCACCATTGAAAGTAGTGTAGACTTCCCTGCGCCATTCGGTCCAATAAATGAAGTGATTTTTCCTGAAACAATATCAACACTTACATCTTGAACGACAGGCTTTTTCCCAAAAAACTTTGTAATTTCTTTGACTTGAATCATCCTGCTGACCTACTTTCTTTTAATAATAAGTAGATGAAGTAGACCCCACCCACAAAATTAATAATGACGCTAAGTGTAGTACTGAAAGTAAATAGTCTTTCAACCATCCACTGTCCACCGACTAAAGCAATAATACTCATCACACAAGAACCAGCAATTAAGATGGAGTGCTTGTATGTTTTGAAATACTGATAAGATAAATTTGCTACGATTAAACCAAAGAATGTAATCGGCCCAACGAGTGCCGTTGATACAGCAATCAGGATGGAGGCTAAGATTAACATACGTTGAACCAACTTATCATAAGGTACGCCTAAGTTAATGGCTGTATCCCTTCCTAATGACATGACATCTAATTGGTTCATATGGCGCCAACCGTAAATAAACGTTAGTAAAATCACGACACCTGCTAGCCAAACTAAATCTGAGTTGACATTATTAAAGCTTGCAAACATTTTACTTTGTAAGCCTAAAAACTCATTTGGATCTATTAATACTTGGAAGAACGTTGTAATACTACCTAAAAACGTTCCGACAATCATACCCACAAGCAGTAAGAAATAAATTGGTCGCTTGCCTTCTTTAAACAATACTCTGTAAAAAATTAAAGCGAATATAATCATTGCTACAATAGCAAGTGAAAAATTGTAGTAAATATTAATTACCAATATCGACGTAGAGCCAAAGAAAAAGTAGATGAATGTTTGAATTAGCATGTATAGTGCATCTAATCCCATGACACTTGGCGTTAAAATACGGTTGTGTGTAATTGTTTGAAAAACGACAGTTGAATAGGCAATAGCTATACCTGTTAACGCCATCGCTACTACTTTTATGACACGACGTGGAAATGCATAATGGTAATTACCGTTTAACTCCCAAAATAAATATAGCAAAACAGCTATGACGGCAATACCTATTAAAATGAACATTCTTGTACGATTACGCATATGCTCTCCCCCTAAACAACATAAATAGGAAGATTGCACTTCCGATGACACCAACAGTCATACTAATTGGTATTTCATAAGGGAAAATCAAGACGCGTCCTAAAATATCGCAGAATAATAAGAATGACATACCAAGTAATGCTGTATGCGGCAATGTCTTTGCCAAATTATCACCTTTAAACAGTGAAATAATATTCGGAATGATCAAACCTAGGAATGGAATGACACCGACTGTTAACACCACTGTTGTAGAGATAAGAGCTACCAATACTAAGCCTAAGTTCACTACAAATTTGTAGGATAGACCAAGATTTTTAGCAAAATCCTCTCCCATTCCAGCCACTGTAAAACGGTTTGCGTAAATGTAAGCTAAAATCAGTACTGGTATACTTATGTATAACAGTTCATAACGGCCTTTCATGATTAATGAGAAATCTCCTTGTAACCATGCAGAAATGTTTTGGATAATATTCGCCTTGTACGCAAAGAACGTTGTAACAGAGGACAAAATATTTCCGTACATTAAGCCAATAAGCGGTATAAAAATCGCATCTTTAAACTTTATTCGATTTAATATTTGCATAAATAGTAATGTGCCGGCTAAAGCAAATATGAAAGCGAAGGAAATTTTTTGAAAATACGTGACGTTCGTAAAGAACATCATGGAAATCAAGACACCCAACCGAGTGGCATCTAACGTACCAGCTGTAGTTGGTGATACGAACTTATTCCTACTTAAGCTTTGCATAATTAAACCAGCAATACTCATACCTGCACCTGCTAGCAAAATTGCAACAAGTCTAGGTACTCGACTAATTAAAAATAGTCTTGTTTCTTCTGATTGGAAGTCTAATAGGTCACTAGGCTTTATATCAACTACTCCTATAAATAGCGACACAATAGACAACACAACAGTTGCTGTTAAAAGATATCTTATTTTCATAGTAATCCCCGGTAGATTTCATTTTTGTGTGTAACGCATTTATTCAATGAAAATGATTATCATTACTCACGATTCCCATTATAAGCATGATTTTATTATCAGTCAACCAACAATTGAGAATTATTCTCGTTTTATTGAGTATTAACTAAAAAACGTGTCTATTTAACGAAATATCAGTTATTTCGCTAATCTTTTCAACTAAAGCATTTCTCTATTTCTACATATTTTTTCTCCAAGCAAAAAAGGTAATTGAGAACAAATTTATATCTCAATTACCTTTTTTATAGTAAACAATTTTCTTTGTTCCGCTTTTGAACCATGCTGAAATAATGAAAATAATTAATATTAAACCTACATAACCCATAACTGCATATAGTTTTGCTACCAATGTTGTGAATCCCACAAGACTCGCTAAAAACCCCAAGCCTCCAATAATAATAACGGCTACCCTAAAGCTACCTCTATTGGGCTTGATAAACCTTACCATGAAAGAATATAGCATCCCCACAGCAGTATTATAGATCATGCCTAAAAGAGAGAAAGTCATAAGCAAGCCCACAATAGGATGTATTTCATTAGCCAATGCAAGCATTGGAATATCTAATCCAACAATAATATTCATTTTTGCAAGAAGAGAGAAATTAATAAGTAATATTAAGGCTCCTAACAAGATACCACCTATTATACCTCCCATACCCGCTACCTTATCATTGCGTATAGAGCCACACATCACGGTTAACAATGAAAAACTAACCCCTACGTTAAATGACATATAGAGTAGGGCTGTGACCCACCACCTGTTCCCGCTTATTTGAGCTTGTTGAGCAATAACTGCCTGCTCTACAAAGGTGAGATCCATAGTTGCGATAGCATAAATAGCGATGATGGACACAATTGTTAATAGGTAAGGGGTGGCAAGAGCAATAATATTAATGATGTTTTTCACATCCAGCATAACGGTAGCTACTGTAAGGATAACCATGCAAATACTACCTAACCAAATAGGTAGTCCAAACATTTGCTGAAAGGTTGCACCCGCTCCCGCAAACATAATGACAGCAACTCCAAATAAAAAGAGCGATAATATTAAATCCAATAAAAAGCCAACAAAATTCCCTGAAATTTGATAAATCAAATCCTTATGAGAGGTTGTGTGCAGTCTTGAACTAACTTGTGCCACACACATTCCGACTATAGAGAAGCCAATCATCGCTAACAATGCACCATATATTCCTTTAAAGCCATAACTTGTAAAGTAGAGGACAATTTCCTGCCCTGACGCAAATCCTGCACCAACGATTATTCCTACATAGGCACCGCCGATTTGCAAGCTTTTTTTCAATCAGTTCTCTCCTCGTTTTTTCTTCTATTAGAGCATTGACAATCAAGGTTTACTTATAGACTTCCGTACATATTGTTAACTTATCAATGACAGCCATATTAGGCGCATAACCAATGCCAACTGATTGGGGTATCTCAATATAGCCATCTTTAACTATAACTTCAGGTTCAATTATATCTTCGAACCAATAATGACTAGATCCCGCCGTATCTCCAGGTAATATAAAATGACTTAGTGATGTTAAGGCAATATTGTGTGCTCGTCCGATACCTGCTTCCAACATGCCACCACACCAGACAGGAATGCCGTTTTCCTTACATAAATCATGGATTCGCTTCGCTT is a genomic window containing:
- a CDS encoding ABC transporter permease — translated: MKIRYLLTATVVLSIVSLFIGVVDIKPSDLLDFQSEETRLFLISRVPRLVAILLAGAGMSIAGLIMQSLSRNKFVSPTTAGTLDATRLGVLISMMFFTNVTYFQKISFAFIFALAGTLLFMQILNRIKFKDAIFIPLIGLMYGNILSSVTTFFAYKANIIQNISAWLQGDFSLIMKGRYELLYISIPVLILAYIYANRFTVAGMGEDFAKNLGLSYKFVVNLGLVLVALISTTVVLTVGVIPFLGLIIPNIISLFKGDNLAKTLPHTALLGMSFLLFCDILGRVLIFPYEIPISMTVGVIGSAIFLFMLFRGRAYA
- a CDS encoding polyprenyl synthetase family protein; the protein is MNGFDERIHESLDILIENETLLGDELKLLLKSFLEEKTAVGFSFGKLCFLHYEAFSDGINEDIYKVAAAIELLILSFDIIDDLQDKDSDYIWNNTPELSLNVALAMLIMASKAINETSFEHKSAAIRLLEKYALMSISGQQLDLLNICRDEESYVQMITQKSGSLTAMGCLIGEVLAKGEVTKEVEEYGKYIGIIQQIKNDIQSLKVWGPKNDLLNKRYSLPIIYLLSKKNDVSNSVASYYNDDIVTVLDNKATENELTNGGAIRYAITIKNVYKFKALNYLENVAINKLGREYLEKLLR
- the comX gene encoding competence pheromone ComX, with the protein product MINVIQYLEQNPSLVALLKEQKAALIGVSSTEQKAILESFNGDMNAESEIWN
- a CDS encoding YkvI family membrane protein; translation: MKKSLQIGGAYVGIIVGAGFASGQEIVLYFTSYGFKGIYGALLAMIGFSIVGMCVAQVSSRLHTTSHKDLIYQISGNFVGFLLDLILSLFLFGVAVIMFAGAGATFQQMFGLPIWLGSICMVILTVATVMLDVKNIINIIALATPYLLTIVSIIAIYAIATMDLTFVEQAVIAQQAQISGNRWWVTALLYMSFNVGVSFSLLTVMCGSIRNDKVAGMGGIIGGILLGALILLINFSLLAKMNIIVGLDIPMLALANEIHPIVGLLMTFSLLGMIYNTAVGMLYSFMVRFIKPNRGSFRVAVIIIGGLGFLASLVGFTTLVAKLYAVMGYVGLILIIFIISAWFKSGTKKIVYYKKGN
- a CDS encoding antibiotic biosynthesis monooxygenase family protein, which translates into the protein MFVQIKRIVVTEGNSDKVVERFGAKPDGPSLLEQQPGYIDKQVLVKKVRRGDEEVLIMVRWESEEAWKNWEKSPEHIAGHKANAGKPKPEYVIESGQEVYYVKG
- a CDS encoding iron ABC transporter ATP-binding protein; protein product: MIQVKEITKFFGKKPVVQDVSVDIVSGKITSFIGPNGAGKSTLLSMVSRLLNADTGEVLLDKADVRRWKSDDFAKRVSILKQSNFMNVRLTIRELVSFGRFPYSKGNLKPEDEEKVDEAIRYMNLDEIQHNYLDELSGGQRQRAFIAMVIAQDTEYILLDEPLNNLDMKHSVQIMKILRKLVDELGKTVVIVLHDINFASVYSDHIVALKDGRVVKNGPTNDIINSHALKEIYDMDIPVQEQNGCRICVYFNS
- a CDS encoding siderophore ABC transporter substrate-binding protein, with protein sequence MKKWKLLTVLMAMMLLVLAACGSKDEAKEEDKGTSTDKPAEEQNSDSSAYPITIPGSTIEGKDGKTTFEDVTLDKMPEKVVVFDNGFLDTLDALGVKPTAVVQDSLPSYLSKFKDSTYVNAGTLFEPDYEKLSEINPDIIFISGRASAAYAELSKIAPTVYIGVDNKKFLESFEANTELAGKIFGKEKEAADAIAAYEAKVEEVKAKATASEEKALIVLGSEGALSAYGSGSRFGVIHDVFGVKAADEKIEASTHGANASFEYVRDTNPDILFVVDRDAVVNENGESGTKAAIENEIVSATNAVKNGKVFYLDPEIWYLSGGGLQSETQKIDDVLKAFN
- a CDS encoding iron chelate uptake ABC transporter family permease subunit, with the translated sequence MRNRTRMFILIGIAVIAVLLYLFWELNGNYHYAFPRRVIKVVAMALTGIAIAYSTVVFQTITHNRILTPSVMGLDALYMLIQTFIYFFFGSTSILVINIYYNFSLAIVAMIIFALIFYRVLFKEGKRPIYFLLLVGMIVGTFLGSITTFFQVLIDPNEFLGLQSKMFASFNNVNSDLVWLAGVVILLTFIYGWRHMNQLDVMSLGRDTAINLGVPYDKLVQRMLILASILIAVSTALVGPITFFGLIVANLSYQYFKTYKHSILIAGSCVMSIIALVGGQWMVERLFTFSTTLSVIINFVGGVYFIYLLLKESRSAG